The genomic stretch TCCTCGAAGCGGTATCCCAGGACCGCGGTCTCCCCGGCTCTCAACCGCCCGTCGAAGAGCAGCTCGACGACGATCACCCCCGAAGCGCCGTGGCGCCGGATCCGCCCGACCCTGCAGTTGCCGAGACCGCGTACCCGTACCCGTTCCGTGTCGCAGCCGGGGTCGCCGTGATGGATGGCGAGATAGCGGTCGACGCCATCACGGTGGGCCCGTACGACGTGATGCGAGTCGCGGGCGGTGAGCTCTCGACAGGCACCGATGTGAACGTGCTCGTAGTGGATCACGGTGTGCAGCCCGCCGTCCGCCGGTGCCGCCAGACTCGCCAGCAGCGATTCGAGCGCGGCGGCGGGTTCGAGGAGGGTGCGATACGGGCGGGCCGGGGGACGGTCGCTCGTGGCACGTGGACCTATCAGGCGGGTGAGGGCATGCGGGGGAAGCTCCAGGACCTCCTCGAGCGCGGTGACGGCACGAAGCGACTCGGGCCGCTCGGGCCGCCGTACACCGCGCTGCCAGTAGCTGAGGCTGGTCACACCGACACGTATGCCGCGCTGGGCGAGCCGGTGCTGCACGCGATGCAGAGCCAGCCCGCGCGCGGCGAGCGCGGCCCGGAGCGCGGCGGAGAACGGGCCGGTGCGCAGGGCTTCGGCGAGTTCGGCCTCGGGGGTGGGACGGCGGGGCGAGCCGAGGGCTGGGTCGCCGGGGCGCGGGGTGGCACGGCGATCGGTACTGTGCGCTGCCATTGGGCCCCCTCCCCTCCCCCACCCCCCTCCGATTGTTTATCTGTGAACGTTCACTTCCCCGTTCCTGAACGGGGCGTTACTTGCGCTGCCAACTGCTGGTACCTGCCGTGGCGTTCACAACCGTACGGGTGGAGTTCACTTCGCCGCCAGCCCTGTGGATAACTTCATTGACCGGGACCCGACAAGAGATCGATGCTGCTGTCGCAGCGTCCGGACGCGCTCCTCCACCCCCACCCTGACTGGGAGGAACGCCATGTCCAGTACCACCCGGGGCCGTAGACGGCTGGCGAAAGCGGTCCTCGCGGCCGTCGCCGTCCTGACGCCCGCCCTCGTGCCGACGGCCACCGCTCACGCCACCCCGAACCCCGCCCCGAATGCCGCCCCGCATTCCGCTCCGTACGCCGCTCCTCGGGCCACAGCTCGCCCCGCCGCTCCCGCCGTCAAGCGCCTCAACATCACCATGCAGGCGCAGCAGAACAGCAACTGGTGCTGGGCGGCCAGCGGCGACACCATCGCGTCGTGGTTCGGGCGCAACTACACCCAGAACCAGTTCTGCGATGCCGCTTTCAACCGGCCCCAGGGCAGCACCTGCGGCAACTGGCAGGCGGCGTTGGACGACGTACAGAACGCCTTCGACTGGATGGGCATCAACCCCGGTACATACGTGAGCGGTTATCTGCGCTACGGCACCGTGCAGAACGAGATCAACGCCGACCGCCCCATCGAGACGCGCATCGAGTGGAGCTCCGGGGGCGGGCACATGCATGTGCTGTACGGCTACGACACCTCCGCCAACCAAGTCTACTGGGGCGACCCGTGGCCCTCCAACTACCGCTACAACTGGGGGGATTACGACTACTACGTGAGCAACAACTCGTTCACGTGGACCCACTCGCTCTACAGGATCGGAGCGTGACCCCATGACCCCGATCCGCACGTCACCGATCCAGACCACACCGACCCAGACCACACCGACCCAGGCCACACCGACCCAGAAGTCATCGAGCGGCACGTCACCAACCCCGACGTCACCGAAGCACCGCACACCGAACCGGCACGCGCCCGCCGGCCGCAAGCCCGTCCGCAAGGGTGCGGCGGTCACGGTGCTCTTCGCCACCGCGGCCCTCGGCGCGCTCGGCCCCGCCACCGCACACGCGGCGGCCGCCGGCGACTTCCCCGCGCCCTTCACCGCCGCTGACACCGCTCAGGCGCGCGAGGCGGCGTCGACTCCGGCCACCCTCCTCACCCTCTCGCGCTTCTTCGCCCGCGATGGCGCGATCGCGCCGAGCGCGGCCCGACCGCACCTGGTCGGGCCGTCGGTAACCGTGTCCTTCCTCGACCCGGGGTTCGTCGCCGGACGCCCGGGCGCCCCTGTCGCCGACCCGCAGTTCGTCGCGAGCAAGGCGGTCTCCGCGGACGGCCAGGTCGCGTCGGTGTGGACCGTGCGGACGGCGAAGGGGTGGAAGGTCGTGAACATCGCGACCGGCGGCGACGAGACCGACTACGTCAGCCAGGCGCACGGCCTCGGGACCGTCTTCCGGGAGCCGCAGATCGATGCCTGGTATGTGGTGCGCGACGGCCGTGTGCTGCCGCTCGACCCCGACGCGCGGCGCGCCGTGGGGAACGGCGGTGTGACCCTGGCCGCCTACCAGCGCCTGGTACACGCGAAATACGGCGACAAGCTCCCGGGTTCCGCCTACGACCGGGCGGGNNNNNNNNNNNNNNNNNNNNNNNNNNNNNNNNNNNNNNNNNNNNNNNNNNNNNNNNNNNNNNNNNNNNNNNNNNNNNNNNNNNNNNNNNNNNNNNNNNNNNNNNNNNNNNNNNNNNNNNNNNNNNNNNNNNNNNNNNNNNNNNNNNNNNNNNNNNNNNNNNNNNNNNNNNNNNNNNNNNNNNNNNNNNNNNNNNNNNNNNNNNNNNNNNNNNNNNNNNNNNNNNNNNNNNNNNNNNNNNNNNNNNNNNNNNNNNNNNNNNNNNNNNNNNNNNNNNNNNNNNNNNNNNNNNNNNNNNNNNNNNNNNNNNNNNNNNNNNNNNNNNNNNNNNNNNNNNNNNNNNNNNNNNNNNNNNNNNNNNNNNNNNNNNNNNNNNNNNNNNNNNNNNNNNNNNNNNNNNNNNNNNNNNNNNNNNNNNNNNNNNNNNNNNNNNNNNNNNNNNNNNNNNNNNNNNNNNNNNNNNNNNNNNNNNNNNNNNNNNNNNNNNNNNNNNNNNNNNNNNNNNNNNNNNNNNNNNNNNNNNNNNNNNNNNNNNNNNNNNNNNNNNNNNNNNNNNNNNNNNNNNNNNNNNNNNNNNNNNNNNNNNNNNNNNNNNNNNNNNNNNNNNNNNNNNNNNNNNNNNNNNNNNNNNNNNNNNNNNNNNNNNNNNNNNNNNNNNNNNNNNNNNNNNNNNNNNNNNNNNNNNNNNNNNNNNNNNNNNNNNNNNNNNNNNNNNNNNNNNNNNNNNNNNNNNNNNNNNNNNNNNNNNNNNNNNNNNNNNNNNNNNNNNNNNNNNNNNNNNNNNNNNNNNNNNNNNNNNNNNNNNNNNNNNNNNNNNNNNNNNNNNNNNNNNNNNNNNNNNNNNNNNNNNNNNNNNNNNNNNNNNNNNNNNNNNNNNNNNNNNNNNNNNNNNNNNNNNNNNNNNNNNNNNNNNNNNNNNNNNNNNNNNNNNNNNNNNNNNNNNNNNNNNNNNNNNNNNNNNNNNNNNNNNNNNNNNNNNNNNNNNNNNNNNNNNNNNNNNNNNNNNNNTGTCCGCCCCGCCACGCGGGGAATGCCGGTCCTCTCCAGTCGGGCGCATCTACGGCCGCCCCCTTCAGCTACCGCCCGAAACCGAGGCAGATCCCCGGCTCTCCGGGGGGATGGCCGCGTCCGGCAGCGGGTGTCGTGGTGATCCCCCGGCGGCCCGGCGGGGGCTCGCCGTACTGATCCAGGCGTATGGCGCAGACCGGCATCGCGATCAGCACGCAACGTGCCGTGATCGCTTCCTACTTGGAGATGAGGCCCATGGCGGTGCGGGTCGCGGTGAGCAGTTCCGGCAGGCCGTGGGGCTTCAGGACGCCGTAGTGGTCGCCCTTCAGATGGACGACGGTGGGCGGCATGGCCGAGTATCCGGCGTGGGACTCGACGAAGGAGTAGTCGTCTCCCTGGGCCTTGAAGAGGGTGATGGGTGCCTCCACCGTGTGTTCGGTCAGCTCGCGGAAGGAGTAGTCGAACTCGTAGGTGATGCCGACGATGCGGGTGATGCGGCGGATCGTGTCCTCGTCCAGGGACGGCAGCAGATCGTGGATGCAGGAGACGAAGCTGTCCTCGTCATGGGTCTGGGCCAGGCAGGTGTCCAGGGCCGGGCCGTGCACTGTGCCGGTGAAGACGGAGCAGAGGATCGTGACGTACGCCGGGTTGTCGTACGACGCCTCCCGGCCGTGGGCGTGGCCGTCCTCCTGGCGGATCTTCGGGTTGCCGGGGCAGATCAGGAACAGGCGCTCGACCTTCTCCCCGGCCTGTTCCAGCTGCCAGGCCGTCTCGAAGGCGACCCGGGCACCGAAGGAGTAGCCCCACAGCGTGTAGGGGCCGCTCGGCTGGATACGGCGGATCTCCGCGAGGTCCGCGGCGGCCATCTCGCGGATGGTGTCGTACGGGATCTCTCCGGCGTTGATGCCGTGCGCCTGGATGCCGTAGAACGGGCGGTCCAGGCCGGCCTGCTGGCTCAGCAGGCGCAGGTTCATCGGGTAACCGCCGAGGCCCGGCCAGCAGAAGACCGGGGCGAAGCCGCCCTCCGTGGCCAGGGGGATCATCCGGCAGACCGGGGTCGTCGCATCGTCGTCCATGCGCGCGGCCAGGTCGCGCAGCTTCGGCGTCTCGAAGAGGACCTGGAGCGGGAGCCGGATGCCGAACTGCTTGTTGATCCTGTTGACCAGGGCCACGGCGATCAGCGAGTTGCCGCCGCAGGCGAAGAACTCGTCCTCGCTTGAGACGTGCTCGTACGTCAGCGCCGCGCCCCAGACGTCCGCAAGCCACTGCTCGGTCGGCGTCACCGGTGCCACGTACACCCCGGGCTGCCGCGCGGCGACCACCTCGGGGGAGGTGGCCAGGGCTGTGCAGTCGACCTTGCCGCTGGCCGTCAGCGGCAGCGCGTCGAGGACGAGGACCCGGTTCGGGAGCATGAAATCGGGCAGGGAGCGGGCCAGTTCGTCGCGGATCATCTCCGCCGGCCCCTTGGTGTGCACCGCGTCCTCGTACATGCCCTCGCCGGTCACCTGCTCGTCGCTGACCCGGCCGCCGAGGAAGAAGTACGACGGGCCACCGAGGATGCCGGCCGAGCCGAGGATGTCGTCGAGGCGGCGGGCCGCGGGCAGCGGATGCCCGGACTTGGAGGAGTAGCCCGAGGACATGAAGCCGAAGCCCGGCGTGCGCTGGAAGTGGTGCATACGGGTGCCGAGGGCGATGTACTCCAGCCAGGGATCAAGGGCCCGGCTGACCGCGCTGATCCCGAAGCTCGCGCGGTCGTACACGCCCTGGTTGATGGCGATGACGTGCCGGACCTCGATCAGGTCGTCGCCGATGCGCTCCAGCGCCCCGTCGCGGTAGCGGTACTGACCGCCGGGCAGGCCCTCGACGCGGCCCGGGTGGGCCTGGACGTACAGTTCGGTGGGGTCCTGGCGGGGCCGGCCGTCGTTCGCGGTGATCTCGAAGGTGCCGAGGTAGTGGTCCTCCTCGGCGACGTCCAGGACGTCCTTGACCGGCGGGAAGTGGCCGAGCGGGGCGATGGTCAGGCCATGGGAGGGCAGCACCTCCTCGAACACGCCCACCATATGGCCGGTCTCGAATTCCAGCACTTCCTGGATGTTGGTCCGGTAGACGGGTTCGATCGCCCGCCGTTTGCCGAGGAAGTGCGCCAGCAGCCCGCCGTCCGGGCAGTGGCCGGTGCCGTCGCCTACGCGGACCAGGCCGTGGTCTACCGGGTGGTAGTAGTACACGCCGGGCACGAGACCCGCGACGCCGCCGGACTCGATGTACAGCTGGGTGGCGTACAGGGCGCCTGGTGAGGCGTAGGAGTACTTCGGCAGCAGCCGTTCCTCGCTGTGGAACTGGCCGAACCAGCGCAGGATCCGGCCCAGTTCGGCCGGGGTCAGTTCGCTCAGCGGCCGGGAGTGCGCCGGTACGGGGCGCGGTGCGAGCACGGTGAGGAGGTCCTCGCGGGTGACCGGGCCGCCGTCGTAGAAGCGGTACGTCTTGCGGGCGAAGGTCTCCCGGCGCTGCTCGGGGGTCTCCGTGTGGCCCGGCAGGGCGATGGCCGGGCGGCCCGCGAGTTCTGTCGGCTCGCGCAGGCCCGGGTTGGACAGCTGTGCCTTGACCTGGAGTTTGGACGCCTTGGACTGGTGGTGGGCGGCGTGCGAGCCCTGGTCCATGACGGCTGCCGTACGGGGGTCCAGCTCGACGCACGCGATCAGCGCCGGATGGCCGGTGCGCGGGTCGTCGGTGACGATCGCTGCGGCGCGGCGCACCCAGGTGTGCTCCTCGATGCGCGAGGCCACCTCCTCCAGCTCCACGCGATAGCCGCGCAGCTTGACCTGGTTGTCGGCGCGGCCCGCGAACTGCAGGGTGCCGTCCGGGTTCCACAGGCACACGTCACCCGTGCGGTACAGGCGCTCGCCCGGCTCGAACGGCGAGGCGACGAAGCGTTCCAGGGTCTGCTCGGGGTGGCCGAGATAGCCGCGGGCCAGTTGGGCGCCGCCCAGATACAGTTCGCCGGCCACACCGGTGGCGACCGGTGCCAGGTTCTCGTCCAGGACGTACGCCGAGACGTCGTCGACGGGCACGCCGATGGGTACGGTGCGGGACGTGCCGCCGTCGATGGCCGCGGGGTCGACCTCGTGGAAGGTGGCGTTGATGGTGGTCTCGGTCGGCCCGTAGAGGTTGACCAGGGACGCGCCCGGCAGGCCGTGGAAGAAGTCGCGGGCCAGTTTGTGGGTGAGCGCCTCGCCGCCGGAGAAGACGCGCCGCAGTGAGCTGCAGGAGGTGAACTCCTCGGTGTCCAGGAGGGCTTGGAGCAGTGTCGGCACGCACTGCAGGTGGGTGACGCCGTGGGTGCGTACGGCTTCGACGATGGCCTGCGGGTCCCGGTGGATGCCCGGGGTGCCCATGACGACATGGGTGCCGGCGGCCGGGGCGAGGATCTCCCATTGGGCGGCGTCGAAGCTCATCGGCGTCTTCTGCAGGATGGTGACCCGCGGTCCGAGATAGCCGCGGGAGGCGAGCCAGCGGAGCTGGCCGGCGATGGCCCGGTTCTCGATCCCCACGCCCTTGGGCCGGCCGGTGCTGCCCGAGGTGTAGATGACGTAGGCGAGATGGCCGGGCTGCCGGCCGGGTAAGGCGGTGCGGCCGGCTGGGCCCGGCGTCACTTCCGCCGGTGTGAGCACCAGGACATGCCTCGGCGCGAGGGCGGCCAGACGCTCGCGCAGGTGTTCCTGGGTGACGATGACGGACGCCCCGGAGTCCTCGATCATGTAGCGCAGCCGGTCCTCGGGGTAGTCCGGGGACAGCGGCAGATAGGCGGCGCCCGCGCCGAGGATGCCCCACACTCCGGTCATCAGGTCCAGGGACGGCTCGGTGAACAGACCGACGCAGGTGTCGGGGCCGACGCCGAGCCGGGCGAGACGGGCGCCGAGGTCCCGGCTCTGCCGGTCGAGTTCACGGTAGCTGAGCCGTTCGCCGCGGAAGGTGACCGCCGTGGCCTCCGGACGCAGCGCGGCCTGACGGGCCACCAGGCCGGGCAGGCACAGGCCCGTGAGGGGTGTGCCGGATTTCAGTGCGCTCGCAGTCTTCATCGCATCGTCCCCGCGTGGTTGTGCTCGATGGGTGGCGACGGCCGACGTGGGACAGGGGGCTTCTGAAGATTTCCCGAGCCGGTACGGGCCCGGCACGGGACGTTCGCGTGAGGTGTTCGGGAAGGGCGGTCGGCAGGATCGGGACCTGTCGCAACGGACCCGCTCCACCGCGCATGCCGGGAGCGGGAACCGCGAAACCCGTGACACCTGTGAAAGGCCAGCCACCGTGACAAAGATTGTCCTCGTCCCCGGAAGCATCCGTCGGGACTCGCTCAACGCCTCCGTTCTTGCCACCGTGCGCCGGCTGCTGGCCGAGCGGGCGGACGGGGACGAGTACGAAATCGACACCCTGTCGGTGGGGCGACTCCCACTGTACGACTGGGACGTCGAACAGGCATGTGGAACCGACGTGGTGCACGCCGCCGAGGATCTGGTACGGGACGCGGACACGCTCGTCGTCAGCACGCCCTCGTACAACGGCGAGCTGCCGGGGCGTCCTCAAGAACGCCCTGGGCTCGCTCTCGTGTCCGGCCGGCCCGGGGACGGCCCGCTCACCGGCAGGACGGTCGCGCCGGCGAGCGCCTCGCCCGGAGCGCGCGGCGCGGTGGCGGCCGTACTGACCCGCTGCGATGCTCAAGTGGTGGACCATGACCTGGTCGCGGTGGGCAGGGCCGGCCAACTGCGCGCCGGTGACGGCGGCTTCACCGACCCGAGTGCGTGTCCGGATTGCGGCGCCAGGAGCCCGTGGATCACTCCGCTCACGGCGGCAGTGAGGGAGCCTTGTGTGCCGCTGCCGTTGTCCTCCCGCTCCTTCGCGCCTTGATCGCCGGTCCCGGCCGGCCACGCCCCGAGCCCGGAGACACAGAGCAACGCGGGCCTACGACTGGCGCTCCTCGCATGTTCGAGGTATGGCAGGCCGCCGCTCATCACCGGCGACGCGCTCCGCGCCATCCGTGCTGGGGGTCTGACCGCTCCTGCCCGTCCGCCCACGACACCGCCCGCCACCCGCACCGCGCTCAGCCACGCGGGCATCGCTGCAACCGCCGCACGGACGCAGCCCGCCGAGCAGGCCCAGCCGCCAGGCGCCCGCTCTGGCGTCCGTATCGTTACGGAGAGTGTCCGACGGGCGAGTCAGCCGTTGACGATACGGTTGTGATGGCGCAGGGGAAGCTCTCTGAAGAAGGGCGCGCGGCCGGTCGCGGCCGGGGAGGCTGCGCCTTTATTCCCCGAGCACCAGCCGCTCCAGCGCCACCCGTGCCCGCGCGTCGGACTGTGCACGGGCCGCGACCGCGACCGCGAGCTCCCGCACCCACTCGTCGAGGGCCACCGGGCGCCGCGAGAGCACCACGCCGCGGATCTCCTTGCACACCTCGCCCTTGGGCTGCCCGCCCGCCAGGTCGAGCACCAGACGCTGCTCGCCGAGGAAGACCTCGACCCGGTCGACGCGGCCGTCGCGCCCCGCGAACCGGTCGGCCATGCTCCGTTTACGTTCGACGACGACGGAACCCGGCGGCAGCGCCTCCGAAAGTGTCCCGGTGAGCACCTGCGCGTAGACCTCCAGGTCGGCGGCGTCCCTGCGCAGCGCGGCCGTCAGCAGGTCGATGGAGTCTGATTCCCCGTTGGGCTCGAACGGGACGGAGTCGTGTGGCGAGGTCATCACGGGGCCTCTCGTGGTGTGCGGTTGATCCGGGTCTGCTGGGCCGGGCGCTCACCCGTCCAGGCTGAGCACCATCGTCGGGCGCTCGATGACGTGGTCCTCGCGCAGCGGCCGTACGGCTGTGCCGATCGCGAAGAACTCGGTGGTGTGACCACCCCAGCGGTGGTTGTGCGCATTGAGCTGCACCCCGACGACGCCCTCCGCCCGCAGCTCCTCCGCCTCGTGCTGCATCCTCGCCATCGCCAGCTCCCGTGCGTCGTACAGCGCCTGCGTGAACTGCTCGATCTCCACGTTCTTGCCGATGTTGGAGAACATCTGCCCCATCTTCTGGTGCGCGATGTGGTAGACGCAGGTACCCATCACCATGCCGAGTGGGGCGTAGCCGGCGCGGATGAGTGTCCAGAAGTCCTGGCCGTTGAGGTCCGAGGTGAACGGCTGGCCCTTGAGGTTGCGCCAGCTGCCGCCGCCCGCGCCCGGCGCCGGGTGATCGGCCTTGACGGCAGTACCGACCGCGATGAACTCCGCGATGTCGCTGCCGAATTCACGGGCCTCGACGCTGAGCCGCACGCCGACGACACCGTCCGCGCCCAGCTGCGCGGCCTCGGCTTCCATGCGGGTCATCGCCAGCTCACGGGCGTGGTACATCGCCTGGCTGAGCGTCGTCAGCTCCTGGTTCTTCCCCCAGCGGCCCAGCTGGATGCCCACGTGGTAGATCGAGCTGCCCAGGACCAGGCCGATGGGCCGGAATCCCGCCTCGCGCACGAGCAGGAACTCGTTGACCGACAGGTCGCTGGTGAAGATCGATCCCGGCTTGCCCGGCTGCAGCTCGGCGAGCCGCCGCATCGCGTCGGCGGGCACACCCTGGGCGGACACGCCGTCGGGAGTGCCCTCGGCGGGGTTGAAGACGGTCATGAACGGGTTCCCCTCATCGCATGTCGGTGGCGGTGCGGTGGCTGGTCCGCCGGCGTCGTTCCGGGTCGAGCGGCATCACGGTGAGTGTGCGGAGCGGCTCCTCGCGTGCCGTGAAGCGGGCGACGGTGGTGCCCAGCAGCGTCGCTTCAGCCACGTGGTCCTTCTGGTCGTCGTTGCTCCTGCGCATGCACGACTCGCCCCAGATGCGCAGGCGACCCGCGGAGAGGATCACGCCGTCGCCGCCCCGCCGCCCCGTCTGCGCGGACAGGTGCGCACGGGCGTCGGAGCGCACTGCCTGAACCAGCTCGCTCCAGCCGCTGACCTCGGTGTTGCTCCAAGAGCGCGTCTGTGCACGGGTGGTGTAGTCGTCGTGGCGTACGCCGATGGACATCCCGTACAGCAGCTCCACCGGGACCCATCCGGCGGTCACCAGCTTCGCGAACCCCTGGCCGTCGAGGTGGCAGGTGAACGGCTGCGGTGCCCGTACCGTCCCG from Streptomyces roseochromogenus subsp. oscitans DS 12.976 encodes the following:
- a CDS encoding heavy metal-binding domain-containing protein, with product MTVFNPAEGTPDGVSAQGVPADAMRRLAELQPGKPGSIFTSDLSVNEFLLVREAGFRPIGLVLGSSIYHVGIQLGRWGKNQELTTLSQAMYHARELAMTRMEAEAAQLGADGVVGVRLSVEAREFGSDIAEFIAVGTAVKADHPAPGAGGGSWRNLKGQPFTSDLNGQDFWTLIRAGYAPLGMVMGTCVYHIAHQKMGQMFSNIGKNVEIEQFTQALYDARELAMARMQHEAEELRAEGVVGVQLNAHNHRWGGHTTEFFAIGTAVRPLREDHVIERPTMVLSLDG
- a CDS encoding amino acid adenylation domain-containing protein — encoded protein: MKTASALKSGTPLTGLCLPGLVARQAALRPEATAVTFRGERLSYRELDRQSRDLGARLARLGVGPDTCVGLFTEPSLDLMTGVWGILGAGAAYLPLSPDYPEDRLRYMIEDSGASVIVTQEHLRERLAALAPRHVLVLTPAEVTPGPAGRTALPGRQPGHLAYVIYTSGSTGRPKGVGIENRAIAGQLRWLASRGYLGPRVTILQKTPMSFDAAQWEILAPAAGTHVVMGTPGIHRDPQAIVEAVRTHGVTHLQCVPTLLQALLDTEEFTSCSSLRRVFSGGEALTHKLARDFFHGLPGASLVNLYGPTETTINATFHEVDPAAIDGGTSRTVPIGVPVDDVSAYVLDENLAPVATGVAGELYLGGAQLARGYLGHPEQTLERFVASPFEPGERLYRTGDVCLWNPDGTLQFAGRADNQVKLRGYRVELEEVASRIEEHTWVRRAAAIVTDDPRTGHPALIACVELDPRTAAVMDQGSHAAHHQSKASKLQVKAQLSNPGLREPTELAGRPAIALPGHTETPEQRRETFARKTYRFYDGGPVTREDLLTVLAPRPVPAHSRPLSELTPAELGRILRWFGQFHSEERLLPKYSYASPGALYATQLYIESGGVAGLVPGVYYYHPVDHGLVRVGDGTGHCPDGGLLAHFLGKRRAIEPVYRTNIQEVLEFETGHMVGVFEEVLPSHGLTIAPLGHFPPVKDVLDVAEEDHYLGTFEITANDGRPRQDPTELYVQAHPGRVEGLPGGQYRYRDGALERIGDDLIEVRHVIAINQGVYDRASFGISAVSRALDPWLEYIALGTRMHHFQRTPGFGFMSSGYSSKSGHPLPAARRLDDILGSAGILGGPSYFFLGGRVSDEQVTGEGMYEDAVHTKGPAEMIRDELARSLPDFMLPNRVLVLDALPLTASGKVDCTALATSPEVVAARQPGVYVAPVTPTEQWLADVWGAALTYEHVSSEDEFFACGGNSLIAVALVNRINKQFGIRLPLQVLFETPKLRDLAARMDDDATTPVCRMIPLATEGGFAPVFCWPGLGGYPMNLRLLSQQAGLDRPFYGIQAHGINAGEIPYDTIREMAAADLAEIRRIQPSGPYTLWGYSFGARVAFETAWQLEQAGEKVERLFLICPGNPKIRQEDGHAHGREASYDNPAYVTILCSVFTGTVHGPALDTCLAQTHDEDSFVSCIHDLLPSLDEDTIRRITRIVGITYEFDYSFRELTEHTVEAPITLFKAQGDDYSFVESHAGYSAMPPTVVHLKGDHYGVLKPHGLPELLTATRTAMGLISK
- a CDS encoding heavy metal-binding domain-containing protein, which encodes MSGEWTGAGLPPAAAARIAEVRGSGTWSSALSTGEFAALRAVGFEPVGQVMGSAVYHVGRSGRYWGYHDCLYGGMRYAFGSAPAPMALSGRGDPSAGLVEVLDRARRSALDRMTAECSALGGDGVVAAQLTVAPFVAQPNCLEFKVIGTAVRAAGTVRAPQPFTCHLDGQGFAKLVTAGWVPVELLYGMSIGVRHDDYTTRAQTRSWSNTEVSGWSELVQAVRSDARAHLSAQTGRRGGDGVILSAGRLRIWGESCMRRSNDDQKDHVAEATLLGTTVARFTAREEPLRTLTVMPLDPERRRRTSHRTATDMR
- a CDS encoding NAD(P)H-dependent oxidoreductase, coding for MTKIVLVPGSIRRDSLNASVLATVRRLLAERADGDEYEIDTLSVGRLPLYDWDVEQACGTDVVHAAEDLVRDADTLVVSTPSYNGELPGRPQERPGLALVSGRPGDGPLTGRTVAPASASPGARGAVAAVLTRCDAQVVDHDLVAVGRAGQLRAGDGGFTDPSACPDCGARSPWITPLTAAVREPCVPLPLSSRSFAP
- a CDS encoding papain-like cysteine protease family protein, with product MSSTTRGRRRLAKAVLAAVAVLTPALVPTATAHATPNPAPNAAPHSAPYAAPRATARPAAPAVKRLNITMQAQQNSNWCWAASGDTIASWFGRNYTQNQFCDAAFNRPQGSTCGNWQAALDDVQNAFDWMGINPGTYVSGYLRYGTVQNEINADRPIETRIEWSSGGGHMHVLYGYDTSANQVYWGDPWPSNYRYNWGDYDYYVSNNSFTWTHSLYRIGA